In the genome of Streptomyces sp. P3, the window GACAACCTGGCGTCCGTGAAGAACGACACCGGCGCCGCGATCGACTCCGCGAAGGACGCCCACACCTGGATCATGTCCTTCCTGTACGTCGGCACGTTCGGGTCGTTCATCGGCTACAGCTTCGCCTTCGGGCAGGTCCTGACGAACCAGTTCGGCCGGACGCCCCTCCAGGCGGCCTACCTCACCTTCATCGGCCCGCTGCTCGGCTCGCTGATCCGCCCGGTCGGCGGCTGGCTGGCCGACAAGTACGGCGGCGCGAGGATCACGCTCTACAACTACGTCGGCATGGCCGCCGCCACCGCCGTCCTCGTCTTCGCCAGCATGCAGAAGTCGCTGCCGCTCTTCGTCGTCGTCTTCGTGGTGCTCTTCGTGCTCAGCGGCCTGGGCAACGGGTCGACGTACAAGATGATCCCGGGCATCTTCCAGGCGAAGGCCGTCGCGAAGGGCCTCCAGGGCGAGGAGGCCGCCGCCTACGGCCGCCGGCTGTCCGGCGCGTCCATGGGGCTGATCGGTGCGGTCGGCGCGCTCGGCGGCGTCGGCATCAACCTGGCCTTCCGGCAGTCGTTCCTCTCCTACGGCTCCGGCACCGGCGCCTTCGTGGCCTTCCTCGCCTTCTACGCCGCCTGCTTCGCGGTGACCTGGGCCGTATACCTTCGCCGCCCGGCCGGCCGGGTGACCGCCACCGGCTCGGCATCCGAGGCGAAGCCGCAGCTCAGCTACGCCGAGGTGTGACGTAACACGGGCGACATGAAGCCGAACCGAGCCTGTCACGCACCGTTGACAGGCTCGTCGGCATGTAGGTCAAACGCGACGTGACTGCGGGACGAGAGCTATGCACCAGGAACAGCAACAACCGGCCACCGGCCATCGGGGCGCCGTCGAACACGGGCCTCTCGCGGGCTTCACCGTGGGCGTGACGGCCGCGCGACGGGCCGAGGAGCTCGGCGCGCTGCTCCAGCGGCGCGGGGCGGTGGTGCTGCACGCGCCCGCCCTGCGGATCGTGCCGCTCGCCGACGACGGCGAACTCCTCGCCGCCACCAAGGAGCTCATCGACCAGGCACCCGACGTGGTGGTCGCCACCACCGCCATCGGCTTCCGCGGCTGGGTCGAGGCCGCCGACGGCTGGGGACTGGGCGAGCAGCTGCTCGCCCGGCTGGGCGGCGTGGAGCTGCTCGCCCGCGGCCCCAAGGTGAAGGGCGCCGTCCGGGCCGCCGGACTCACGGAGGCGTGGTCGCCGTCCAGCGAGTCCATGGCCGAGGTGCTCGACCGGCTTCTGGAGGAGGGCGTCGAGGGGCGCCGGGTCGCCGTCCAGCTGCACGGCGAACCGCTGCCCGGGTTCGTGGAGTCGCTGCGGGCGGCGGGCGCCGAGGTGGTGGGGGTGCCCGTCTACCGGTGGATGCCGCCGGAGGACATCTCGCCGCTCGACCGGCTCATCGACGCCGCCGTCGCGCGCGGGCTGGACGCGATCACCTTCACCAGCGCGCCCGCGGCCGTCTCGCTGTTCTCCCGGGCGGAGGAGCGCGGGCTGCTGTCCGAGCTGCTCACCGCCCTGCACCACGACGTGCTGCCGGCCTGCGTCGGCCCCGTCACCGCGCTGCCGCTGCAGGCGCGCGGCGTGGACACCGTCCAGCCGGAGCGGTTCCGGCTCGGGCCGCTCGTGCAGCTGCTGTGCCAGGAGCTGCCGACCAGGGCCCGGGCGCTGCCGCTCGCCGGTCACCGGGTGGAGATCCGGGGCCATGCGGTGCTGGTGGACGGGGCGTTGCGGCCGGTGCCGCCGGCCGGGATGTCGCTGCTGCGGGCGCTGTCGCGGCGGCCGGGGTGGGTGGTGCCGCGGTCCGACCTGCTGCGGGCGCTGCCCGGGGCGGGACGGGACGAGCACGCCGTCGAGACGGCGATGGCCCGGCTGCGGACGGCCCTCGGCGTGCCCAAGCTGATCCAGACCGTGGTGAAGCGCGGGTACCGGCTGGCGCTCGATCCGGCCGCGGACGCCAAGTACGCGGACGTCTGAGCGGTTTGCCCGCCCCGGGGGGCCGCAACTGCCCCGGGGAGTGCCCCCGGGCGGACTGGTTATCGGCTTCCGGCGCTGGCACTGTGAGGGGAAAGGGTTCTTCCGGGAGAACGCCCAAGGCGGTGGCGCATGGCACTGGGGACGGTCACGGACTTCCACGAGCTGCGGTTCG includes:
- a CDS encoding NarK/NasA family nitrate transporter, translated to MTAPSTAPALPSPAKKGSRWIEEWDPENEAFWNEKGEKIARRNLLFSVLSEHIGFSIWTMWSVLVLFMGPEYGLTPADKFLLTSMVTLVGAVVRVPYTFAVAVFGGRNWTIVSAALLLVPTVAAFTVMEPGTSFNTFLLVGLIAGIGGGNFASSMTNINAFFPLRKKGWALGLNAGGGNIGVPVLQLIGLAVIGASGGPRVLLGIYIPLIVIAATLAALFMDNLASVKNDTGAAIDSAKDAHTWIMSFLYVGTFGSFIGYSFAFGQVLTNQFGRTPLQAAYLTFIGPLLGSLIRPVGGWLADKYGGARITLYNYVGMAAATAVLVFASMQKSLPLFVVVFVVLFVLSGLGNGSTYKMIPGIFQAKAVAKGLQGEEAAAYGRRLSGASMGLIGAVGALGGVGINLAFRQSFLSYGSGTGAFVAFLAFYAACFAVTWAVYLRRPAGRVTATGSASEAKPQLSYAEV
- a CDS encoding uroporphyrinogen-III synthase, translated to MHQEQQQPATGHRGAVEHGPLAGFTVGVTAARRAEELGALLQRRGAVVLHAPALRIVPLADDGELLAATKELIDQAPDVVVATTAIGFRGWVEAADGWGLGEQLLARLGGVELLARGPKVKGAVRAAGLTEAWSPSSESMAEVLDRLLEEGVEGRRVAVQLHGEPLPGFVESLRAAGAEVVGVPVYRWMPPEDISPLDRLIDAAVARGLDAITFTSAPAAVSLFSRAEERGLLSELLTALHHDVLPACVGPVTALPLQARGVDTVQPERFRLGPLVQLLCQELPTRARALPLAGHRVEIRGHAVLVDGALRPVPPAGMSLLRALSRRPGWVVPRSDLLRALPGAGRDEHAVETAMARLRTALGVPKLIQTVVKRGYRLALDPAADAKYADV